The Desulfotignum phosphitoxidans DSM 13687 DNA segment TTTTAATTTTGTCAAAAATTCCCTTGATCCTAAAATCACAAATCCATGTGACAATCCTGCACTGCGCAAACTTTTCAGGGCCGGAAAATTCACCCAATTCAAGATACTCGAAAAAGATGCGGTGGATGAGATCATTTTCAGAACCAGCAATCAACGGAACCGGCTGATGTTGGAACTTATGGCCAGAAGCGGTATGCGTGTCGGGGAAGTCCTGAAGCTAAGACCCATGGATATTGATGACCGTAAGGCCATCATTCGAGATCCCAAAAGCGGCAAAGAGGCTGAAGTTGTATTTCTGCCTCAAAAAGTTGCAGACCGGCTCCGAACTTATATTCGAGAAAAGGGGATTAACCCCGATGCCAGAATTTTTCCGCTGACATATGCAGCTGCCAGGCTGATTGTCAAAAAGGCCGGCAACCTTGTCGATATTCATGTCAGGCCTCATGATTTGCGCCGGCATGCAGCCACTTATGCATCACGCTCAGGCACACCCCTGGAAATTGTGTCAAAGGTACTGCTACGCCATTCGAATTTATCAACGACCCAGCGGTATCTGGGCAAAATCAGTGATGCTGAAGCCATGCGGTGGATTGACAACCTGCATGGTTGATTCCATTTATGGCCGGGCTGAAGTTTTTCTTTGGCCCGGTTATTTCAAAGAGCGTGTAACAAAATGAATGATTATATCGGTATTCTTGATTTTTCAGAGCCGTGAATACTCTCCTTTCGGATAATTATCAGCAACTCCGC contains these protein-coding regions:
- a CDS encoding tyrosine-type recombinase/integrase; translated protein: MSTVTDGNSQNTKKLRFTLISAFFNFVKNSLDPKITNPCDNPALRKLFRAGKFTQFKILEKDAVDEIIFRTSNQRNRLMLELMARSGMRVGEVLKLRPMDIDDRKAIIRDPKSGKEAEVVFLPQKVADRLRTYIREKGINPDARIFPLTYAAARLIVKKAGNLVDIHVRPHDLRRHAATYASRSGTPLEIVSKVLLRHSNLSTTQRYLGKISDAEAMRWIDNLHG